One stretch of Thiohalorhabdus sp. Cl-TMA DNA includes these proteins:
- a CDS encoding DUF2721 domain-containing protein, with protein MELTLSTPALLFPAISLLLLAYTNRFIALAALIRELHERYRETGEGNLRSQIKNLGRRLKLVKYMQAAGVASLFLCVFCMFLLFAGQLTSAKYLFGTSLLLMMLSLAMSVREIQISVDALNLQLNDLQ; from the coding sequence ATGGAGCTCACTCTATCTACCCCAGCACTTCTATTCCCGGCGATCTCGCTGCTATTGCTCGCCTACACCAATCGCTTTATTGCGTTGGCCGCTTTGATCAGAGAGCTGCATGAGCGTTATCGCGAGACCGGTGAGGGCAACCTCCGCAGCCAGATCAAGAACCTTGGCCGTCGGCTCAAGTTAGTCAAGTACATGCAGGCCGCTGGCGTGGCAAGCCTATTTTTATGTGTATTCTGTATGTTCCTGCTATTCGCTGGTCAGCTAACCTCGGCCAAGTACCTGTTCGGTACAAGCCTCCTGCTCATGATGTTGTCCCTGGCAATGTCGGTGCGGGAGATTCAAATTTCGGTCGATGCGCTGAACCTCCAGCTTAACGACCTCCAGTAA